From Scytonema millei VB511283, the proteins below share one genomic window:
- a CDS encoding glycosyltransferase: MTKRIALISEHATPLGIFGGVDSGGQNVYVGQVAKHLAAIGYSVDVFTRRDRPQLPEVVEWHCGVRIIHVSAGKPEVLPKEALLPHMEEFTANAIAFMDRQWRYDLIHANFWMSALVAAEIKRQRGIPFVVTFHALGRVRRLYQGNADRFPDERFAIEDRIIREADRIIAECPQDREDLLTLYQADPQKIEVIPCGFDRSEFWQIDRFQARLSLGIPQQERLVLQLGRLVPRKGVDNAIRGFARLVEQHGIAARLLIVGGESVHPDPQITPEIGRLNALASTLGIGDRVTFIGHRGREVLKYFYSAADVFVTTPWYEPFGITPLEAMACGTPVIGSNVGGIKFTVKDGETGYLIAPNEPEILGDRLAFLFQNHSLLHLLGKQALRHVERCFTWQKVTSEIAALYETILAGSKLVGNSMHELAAIESSFDAAIQAFQASKATLSEGILAAAKQLSHCFAQGGKVLICGNGGSAAEAQHLAAEFVGRFRCPYRAGLPAIALTADSAILTAWSNDVGYDDIFARQVKTFAQPGDILLGISTSGRSRNVINAFQAARQQNLSCIALLGGNGGELVGLADIAIRVPANDPQRIQEVQLLVVHLLCELVEEQLLTVPQASDSREQGVVISYQLSVTSDQ; encoded by the coding sequence ATGACTAAAAGAATTGCCCTAATTAGCGAACACGCCACCCCGTTAGGAATTTTTGGAGGGGTTGATAGTGGTGGTCAGAATGTTTATGTCGGTCAGGTAGCAAAACACTTGGCAGCAATTGGTTATAGCGTTGATGTATTCACGCGCCGCGATCGCCCCCAATTACCAGAGGTGGTGGAGTGGCATTGTGGAGTCAGAATTATTCACGTTAGCGCAGGTAAACCGGAGGTGTTGCCTAAAGAGGCGTTACTACCGCACATGGAAGAATTCACTGCCAATGCGATCGCTTTTATGGATCGTCAGTGGCGCTATGACCTGATCCATGCCAATTTCTGGATGTCAGCTTTAGTTGCAGCAGAAATTAAGCGCCAACGGGGAATTCCCTTTGTGGTTACATTTCATGCATTGGGACGGGTACGGCGTTTGTATCAAGGTAATGCCGATCGATTTCCCGACGAACGCTTTGCGATCGAAGATCGGATTATCCGCGAAGCCGATCGCATCATTGCTGAGTGTCCCCAAGATCGAGAAGATTTACTTACCCTTTATCAAGCCGATCCCCAAAAAATTGAGGTGATTCCTTGCGGTTTCGATCGCTCGGAGTTCTGGCAGATCGATCGCTTCCAAGCACGATTGAGTCTAGGTATACCCCAACAGGAACGGCTCGTACTGCAACTCGGTCGTTTAGTTCCCCGTAAAGGTGTGGACAATGCGATCCGAGGGTTTGCGCGTTTGGTCGAGCAACATGGAATTGCGGCACGTTTACTAATTGTGGGGGGCGAGTCCGTTCATCCCGATCCGCAAATTACGCCTGAGATCGGTCGCTTAAATGCGCTCGCATCTACCTTGGGAATTGGCGATCGCGTCACGTTTATCGGTCATCGAGGGCGCGAGGTACTGAAATATTTTTACAGTGCGGCGGATGTGTTCGTGACAACTCCTTGGTACGAACCGTTTGGCATTACCCCTTTAGAAGCGATGGCTTGCGGTACGCCCGTCATCGGCTCGAATGTGGGAGGGATTAAATTTACAGTTAAAGATGGAGAGACGGGATATTTAATTGCACCCAACGAACCGGAAATATTAGGCGATCGTCTGGCATTTTTGTTCCAAAACCACTCTTTGTTACACCTTTTAGGCAAACAGGCACTCCGTCACGTCGAACGTTGCTTCACCTGGCAAAAAGTTACTAGTGAGATTGCCGCACTCTACGAAACGATTTTAGCAGGTAGCAAATTGGTTGGTAATTCTATGCATGAATTGGCAGCGATCGAAAGTAGTTTTGATGCAGCAATTCAAGCTTTTCAAGCATCTAAAGCCACCCTGAGTGAAGGAATTCTCGCAGCAGCCAAGCAATTAAGCCACTGCTTTGCCCAAGGGGGAAAAGTCTTAATCTGCGGTAACGGTGGCAGTGCGGCTGAAGCACAGCATCTTGCTGCCGAATTCGTCGGTCGTTTTCGCTGTCCCTATCGGGCAGGACTCCCCGCGATCGCGCTGACGGCTGATAGTGCCATTCTGACTGCATGGTCGAATGATGTAGGATATGACGACATTTTCGCCCGACAGGTGAAAACCTTTGCTCAACCTGGAGATATATTGCTCGGTATTAGTACCAGTGGGCGATCGCGTAATGTCATCAACGCTTTCCAAGCAGCACGCCAGCAAAATCTCAGTTGCATTGCCCTCCTTGGTGGTAACGGTGGCGAACTGGTAGGACTTGCAGATATTGCCATTCGCGTTCCTGCCAACGATCCGCAACGAATTCAAGAGGTTCAATTGTTGGTCGTACATTTATTGTGCGAACTGGTAGAGGAACAACTATTAACCGTTCCACAAGCGTCAGACAGCAGGGAGCAGGGAGTAGTTATCAGTTATCAGTTATCAGTGACTAGTGACCAATGA
- a CDS encoding glycosyltransferase family A protein, with translation MTKDDYKTIDVLIPTCDRPAALAVTLASLCAQTYRDFRVIISDQTENQDIFETREVRAVMRVLEVHGHLVKTYKNLPRRGIAEQRQFLLNKATASYVIFLDDDVFLESYVVQNLLTAIQEEKCGFVGNAFIGLSFIHDIRPHEQNIEFWDTPVTPEVVKSETPAWERWRLHNAANLYHIQQRFDITSDRPRKYRIAWASGCAIYDRQKLLDVGGYNFWQELPPHACGEDVLVQLRLMAKYGGCGLLPSGAYHQELPTTISDRSVDAPHLLPIY, from the coding sequence GTGACAAAAGATGATTATAAAACAATTGATGTTTTAATTCCAACCTGCGATCGCCCAGCAGCTTTAGCGGTAACTTTAGCTAGTCTTTGCGCCCAAACTTATCGAGATTTTCGGGTAATTATTTCCGATCAAACTGAAAATCAAGATATATTTGAAACTCGGGAAGTACGAGCAGTAATGCGAGTGCTTGAAGTCCACGGACATTTAGTCAAAACTTACAAAAATTTACCTCGCCGTGGCATTGCAGAACAACGCCAATTTTTATTAAACAAAGCAACTGCTTCTTATGTCATCTTTTTAGATGATGATGTGTTTTTAGAATCTTATGTCGTACAAAATTTACTTACAGCTATCCAAGAGGAAAAATGCGGTTTTGTAGGAAATGCATTTATCGGGCTTAGTTTTATTCACGATATTCGTCCCCACGAACAAAATATTGAGTTTTGGGACACACCAGTAACGCCAGAAGTCGTGAAATCTGAAACGCCAGCTTGGGAACGTTGGCGCTTGCACAATGCAGCAAATCTATATCATATTCAACAGCGCTTTGACATTACCAGCGATCGCCCGCGTAAATATCGTATAGCCTGGGCAAGCGGTTGTGCCATCTACGATCGCCAAAAATTATTAGATGTCGGCGGATACAACTTTTGGCAAGAACTTCCTCCCCATGCTTGCGGCGAGGACGTGTTAGTACAGTTGCGGCTGATGGCAAAATATGGCGGTTGCGGTTTACTTCCTTCAGGAGCATATCACCAAGAATTACCAACCACAATTAGCGATCGCAGCGTTGACGCACCACATTTATTACCTATTTATTAG
- a CDS encoding SDR family oxidoreductase, translating to MTNKKDRIMQNLTAKVALVTGGARGLGEAICHILADAGIVTIIADVRLELAEKVAQSLRNNGKEAMAVALDVTNAAEIETAIEKIVDRYGKIDVLVNNAGIDLTVPIEEMPVQEWERILNVNLTGPFIMSKAVFTPMREQGGGFIINITSTAAKRAWANASAYHASKWGLLGFSHALHVEGRPHNIKVTAVVAGGMRTPFLTERFPDLDLSTLQDPKNVAQTVLYLLMQPNDTVIPEIMVLPMKESSWP from the coding sequence ATGACTAATAAAAAGGACAGAATTATGCAAAATTTAACTGCAAAAGTCGCACTAGTTACAGGTGGCGCACGCGGATTAGGTGAAGCAATTTGTCATATCTTAGCTGATGCTGGAATTGTTACCATTATTGCTGATGTTCGCCTTGAATTAGCAGAAAAGGTTGCTCAAAGCTTACGCAACAACGGCAAAGAAGCAATGGCAGTTGCACTTGATGTTACCAACGCTGCAGAAATTGAAACAGCCATTGAAAAAATTGTGGATCGATATGGAAAAATAGACGTTTTAGTTAATAACGCAGGCATAGATTTAACCGTCCCAATTGAAGAAATGCCCGTTCAAGAATGGGAGCGTATTCTTAATGTGAATTTAACGGGACCATTTATTATGTCTAAAGCCGTTTTTACCCCAATGAGAGAACAGGGAGGCGGTTTTATTATTAATATCACTTCGACGGCGGCTAAACGAGCATGGGCAAACGCATCAGCTTACCATGCTAGTAAATGGGGATTATTAGGCTTTTCTCATGCCCTACATGTTGAAGGTAGACCGCACAATATTAAAGTGACTGCTGTGGTCGCTGGTGGGATGCGAACCCCTTTCTTAACCGAACGTTTTCCCGATCTCGATTTAAGCACATTGCAAGATCCAAAAAACGTTGCTCAAACAGTTTTATATCTATTAATGCAACCAAACGATACGGTAATTCCAGAAATCATGGTTTTACCAATGAAAGAAAGTTCTTGGCCCTAA
- a CDS encoding DUF4351 domain-containing protein: MSYDNACKYLAEEYPADFVRWLLEIDTEEIQVLKTELTPEPIRADAVTFIQTANCLLHLEFQTLPYSTPPFSFRMLDYYVRLKRQYNCDIEQVVIFLQQATSELARVDYYEDTNTRHRYRIIRLWEQNPALFLTNPGLLPFAPLTQADSPQTLLAQVAQQIAEIEAPTQQQDLSVCTGILAGLRFDTNLIQQLFRREIMRESAFYQVILAEGLEEGRQQGLQQGLQQGLQQGEATLVLRQLRRRLGSIPPEIEAQIQTLTIPQLEALAEALLDFTDVTALTNWLREQA, translated from the coding sequence TTGAGTTACGACAACGCCTGTAAATATTTAGCTGAAGAATATCCTGCTGATTTTGTCCGATGGTTACTTGAGATTGACACTGAGGAAATTCAAGTTCTCAAAACTGAGTTGACTCCCGAACCCATTCGAGCTGATGCTGTTACCTTTATTCAAACCGCTAATTGCCTCCTGCACTTAGAATTTCAAACTCTCCCTTATTCAACTCCTCCTTTCTCTTTCCGAATGCTGGATTATTATGTCAGACTAAAACGGCAATATAACTGCGACATTGAGCAGGTTGTGATTTTTTTACAACAGGCAACTTCAGAACTCGCTAGAGTTGACTATTATGAAGATACAAACACTAGACACCGCTATCGAATCATTCGCCTATGGGAACAAAACCCCGCTTTGTTTCTGACTAACCCAGGTTTATTACCCTTTGCACCCTTGACTCAAGCCGATTCACCTCAAACTCTGTTGGCTCAAGTTGCTCAACAGATAGCTGAGATTGAAGCACCCACTCAACAGCAAGATCTCTCAGTTTGTACGGGAATTTTAGCGGGTTTGAGATTTGACACAAATTTAATCCAACAGTTGTTCAGGAGAGAAATCATGCGTGAATCTGCTTTTTACCAAGTCATTTTGGCGGAAGGACTAGAAGAAGGACGACAACAAGGATTACAACAAGGATTACAACAAGGATTACAACAAGGAGAAGCTACGCTAGTTTTGCGTCAGTTAAGACGGCGACTTGGTAGTATTCCTCCCGAAATTGAGGCACAAATTCAGACATTAACTATTCCTCAGTTGGAAGCATTAGCAGAAGCCCTCCTTGATTTTACAGATGTTACCGCTCTCACAAATTGGTTGCGCGAACAGGCATAG
- a CDS encoding CAAD domain-containing protein, whose protein sequence is MQQTEYMTDTSEVREASESTSLTTSSTAKQLQMQGRQIGNNIVAFFTELPKHVGSFWQQYKQPITNILLILLGLIAVRVLFAVLAALNSIPLLAPTFQLIGIFYSVWFIYRYLRTKSNREELASKLQSLFE, encoded by the coding sequence ATGCAACAGACAGAATACATGACCGACACTTCAGAAGTTAGAGAAGCATCAGAATCTACATCTCTAACAACATCATCGACTGCAAAACAACTTCAAATGCAGGGACGGCAGATCGGTAACAATATAGTTGCTTTTTTTACGGAACTACCGAAACACGTTGGTAGCTTCTGGCAACAATACAAACAACCAATTACAAACATCCTTTTGATTTTGCTTGGCTTGATTGCAGTGAGAGTGTTGTTTGCAGTCTTGGCTGCTCTCAACAGCATTCCACTATTAGCACCGACGTTTCAACTAATCGGAATTTTCTATTCGGTGTGGTTTATCTATCGATATCTGCGGACAAAATCTAATAGAGAGGAACTGGCAAGTAAATTACAGTCACTTTTTGAATAA
- the rfaE2 gene encoding D-glycero-beta-D-manno-heptose 1-phosphate adenylyltransferase, translated as MIAQQYLNKWTNLHVLVIGEAMLDCYLEGTSNRLCREAPVPIVDISSLKDVPGGAANTAANLARLGARVSFLSVIGNDEEGDRLKQTLQERGISTHNLIASTQRQTLLKQRISSDSQLLLRCDRGSIEIIDSQIENQLIENLSRLYSTCDAIVVSDYAGGILTPRIIQTIAQLQTQYPRTIVVDSKQLKNFKFINITAIKPNYQQAIQLLGISALKGKERIQQIADRGEKLLDFINTQLVAVTLDAEGAIIFERNNPPYIIPSHPMSNSQATGAGDTFVSGLTLALAAGAEGKLAASIAAATAAIVVTQPGTTTCSLSALHQSLSDNKKLVVSRDSLVTTIQEHRNWKHQIVFTNGCFDLLHLGHVTYLKQAKQLGDVLIVGVNSDESIRQLKGANRPVNCLSDRLAILSALESVDYVIPFAESTPSELIKIIRPDIYVKGGDYTPEMLPEVPLIEELGGEVKILPYVSNISTTAIVNRIYQTFVNS; from the coding sequence ATGATTGCCCAACAATATCTCAATAAATGGACAAACTTGCACGTTCTTGTGATTGGCGAGGCAATGTTAGACTGTTACTTAGAAGGAACCTCTAACCGCCTTTGCCGAGAAGCACCCGTTCCCATCGTCGATATCAGTAGCTTGAAAGACGTACCTGGAGGTGCAGCAAATACAGCAGCAAATCTCGCTCGTTTAGGAGCAAGGGTATCATTCCTATCAGTTATAGGCAATGATGAAGAAGGCGATCGCTTAAAACAAACTCTTCAAGAACGAGGAATTTCCACGCATAATTTAATCGCCTCTACCCAAAGGCAAACTTTACTCAAACAACGCATTTCCTCTGATTCTCAATTACTCTTAAGGTGCGATCGCGGTAGTATAGAAATCATCGATTCTCAAATTGAAAATCAACTCATCGAAAACTTAAGCCGTCTTTATTCAACTTGTGACGCAATTGTAGTTTCAGATTACGCTGGTGGGATTCTCACACCAAGAATCATTCAAACAATAGCTCAACTTCAAACACAATATCCTCGGACTATAGTTGTTGATTCTAAACAATTGAAAAATTTTAAATTTATTAATATCACTGCAATTAAACCCAACTATCAACAAGCTATTCAACTATTAGGTATCTCAGCTTTAAAAGGAAAAGAACGAATTCAACAGATCGCAGACAGGGGAGAAAAACTACTCGATTTCATCAACACTCAACTCGTCGCAGTCACCCTAGATGCCGAAGGAGCCATCATTTTTGAGCGTAACAATCCTCCCTACATTATTCCTTCCCATCCCATGTCCAACAGCCAAGCAACAGGCGCAGGAGATACATTCGTAAGTGGCTTAACCCTTGCCTTAGCTGCAGGTGCAGAAGGAAAGCTTGCCGCATCAATCGCAGCTGCAACAGCAGCAATTGTGGTAACTCAACCAGGTACGACGACTTGTAGCTTATCAGCATTACACCAGTCTCTTTCCGATAATAAAAAACTAGTTGTCAGCCGCGATTCGCTAGTAACTACGATCCAAGAACACCGTAACTGGAAACACCAAATTGTTTTTACCAATGGATGTTTCGATCTTCTACATCTCGGACATGTCACCTATTTAAAACAAGCAAAACAATTAGGAGATGTTCTGATTGTTGGTGTTAACTCAGATGAGAGTATTCGCCAGTTAAAAGGTGCAAATCGTCCTGTAAATTGTTTGAGCGATCGCTTGGCAATTCTCTCGGCTTTAGAAAGCGTCGATTATGTTATTCCTTTTGCCGAATCAACTCCTAGCGAACTGATTAAAATTATCCGTCCTGATATTTACGTCAAAGGAGGAGACTACACCCCAGAAATGCTACCCGAAGTTCCTCTAATAGAAGAACTAGGCGGCGAAGTCAAAATCTTACCTTACGTCAGCAACATTTCTACAACTGCAATAGTTAACCGCATCTATCAAACCTTCGTTAACAGTTAA
- a CDS encoding glycosyltransferase family 9 protein, which yields MENQQFWHNAKRILCVRLDTIGDVIMTTPAIRALKTSDCDRHITLMTSSAGAVVAPLLPDIDDLIVYDSPWLKATVTRQNSDPEYAIISELRARNFDAAVIFTVYSQSPLPTAFLCYMAGIPLRLAHCHENPYQLLTNWIKDPEPENFTRHEVQRQLDLVASVGSTVEDKRLRVQISEIARKNIQNLLEEIGINFSQPWIIMHPGATAISRRYPPESFAIAARKLVEDYNIQVIFTGIESEIELVESIRLQMRSPSFCLVNKLNLSQLAALLEKAHLLISNNTAPVHIAAAVGTPVVDLYALTNPQHTPWEVLNRVIFHDVPCRICYKSICPEGHYHCLRLVEPERVVNAALELLQVRQPAMPVRATNL from the coding sequence ATGGAAAATCAACAGTTTTGGCATAACGCCAAAAGAATTCTCTGTGTCAGACTAGACACGATTGGCGATGTGATTATGACAACTCCCGCTATTCGTGCCTTAAAAACTTCCGATTGCGATCGCCATATTACCTTAATGACTTCTTCAGCGGGTGCTGTAGTTGCACCACTTTTACCAGATATAGATGACTTAATTGTTTACGATTCTCCCTGGTTAAAAGCAACTGTAACCCGTCAAAATAGCGATCCTGAATATGCCATTATCTCCGAACTGAGAGCAAGAAATTTTGATGCAGCAGTCATTTTTACAGTTTACAGTCAAAGTCCTCTACCTACTGCCTTTCTGTGCTACATGGCAGGTATTCCACTGCGATTAGCGCATTGTCATGAAAATCCTTATCAATTACTAACCAATTGGATTAAAGATCCAGAACCAGAAAATTTCACTCGTCACGAAGTTCAACGTCAACTCGACTTAGTAGCCAGTGTTGGTAGTACAGTTGAAGATAAACGCTTGAGAGTACAGATATCAGAAATTGCGAGAAAAAACATTCAAAACTTACTTGAGGAAATCGGAATTAATTTCAGCCAACCTTGGATTATTATGCATCCAGGTGCAACAGCAATTTCTCGTCGCTATCCTCCAGAAAGTTTTGCGATCGCGGCACGTAAATTAGTGGAAGACTATAATATTCAAGTTATTTTTACAGGTATAGAATCAGAAATAGAACTCGTTGAATCAATTCGCTTGCAGATGCGATCGCCTTCTTTTTGCCTCGTGAATAAACTGAATTTATCCCAACTTGCTGCATTATTAGAAAAAGCACATTTATTAATCTCTAATAATACTGCACCCGTACATATTGCTGCCGCAGTCGGTACACCAGTTGTCGATCTTTATGCTTTAACTAACCCGCAACATACCCCTTGGGAAGTTCTCAATCGTGTCATTTTTCACGACGTTCCTTGCCGAATTTGTTATAAAAGCATTTGTCCTGAAGGACATTACCACTGCTTGCGTTTAGTCGAACCTGAAAGAGTCGTAAATGCAGCATTAGAACTATTGCAGGTTCGTCAGCCAGCTATGCCTGTTCGCGCAACCAATTTGTGA
- a CDS encoding D-glycero-alpha-D-manno-heptose-1,7-bisphosphate 7-phosphatase, with protein MKAVFLDKDGTLIEDVPYNIDPDKIRLCAGALEAVQSLAAAGYQISIVTNQSGIARGYFPETALINVEKHLRQLLAAVGVSLAGFYYCPHHPQGVVTEFAIDCDCRKPNPGLLKKAAKEHSIKLHQSWIIGDILNDVEAGNLVGCRTILIDNGNETEWQLSRSRLPNFIVNNLLEAAAVIMASDRSPPQKTHTYS; from the coding sequence ATGAAAGCGGTTTTTTTGGATAAAGATGGTACTTTAATTGAAGATGTTCCTTACAATATCGATCCAGATAAAATTCGACTTTGTGCAGGTGCATTAGAAGCAGTGCAAAGTTTAGCTGCCGCTGGCTACCAAATTTCGATCGTTACAAATCAATCTGGTATAGCACGCGGCTACTTTCCAGAAACCGCTCTCATAAATGTAGAAAAACATTTGCGGCAATTATTAGCGGCTGTTGGCGTTTCTCTAGCTGGTTTTTATTACTGTCCTCATCATCCGCAAGGAGTTGTAACAGAATTTGCAATTGATTGCGATTGTCGTAAACCTAACCCCGGCTTGCTGAAAAAAGCAGCAAAGGAACACTCAATCAAATTACATCAATCTTGGATAATTGGTGACATTTTAAATGATGTCGAAGCAGGGAATCTAGTAGGTTGTCGCACAATTTTAATTGACAACGGTAACGAAACCGAATGGCAACTATCGCGATCGCGATTACCCAACTTTATCGTAAATAACTTACTGGAAGCTGCTGCCGTAATTATGGCAAGCGATCGCTCGCCTCCACAGAAAACACACACCTATTCTTAA
- a CDS encoding glycosyltransferase family 9 protein produces the protein MKRILFIELLGGIGDLIIALPAIKALALSHPQARIALLTFPPGGELLQSDRLIHEVIFAQRGAARQSVEQILTQQNFDLIVSDVNYDGIAELIHNSGTKRTVTNLWRNPPDNQFISDRFCQVLFEEGLIATAGLRHGRSPQPPLKRGAIGSSHASSSGAEKRLSPPLLKEAIGSSQPDSSSGAEKRLSPPLKRGVGGDLIHLLESEIATARQIFGAAYRPLVFLIPDSAMSIKRWSTQNFITVGKALQQKYNATIVVAGGDDEDMVRQIGAEIGKTARIWQRGTLRELAAGLSQADLAIAVDTGPAHIAAALNVPTITIFGPAWHERYGQPTPHINLQGYPQCSERVIRNFTEQSCWYSGVCPFDWHSCTEDISVESVLAAAAKFLDWQEGLDDPPLPPFKRGELEAVRDTATALLPPETRATAIPPSPPLEAQETTAPSPPPQTRETIASLKKGGWGDLRNILVMRLDNIGDVIMTSPVLRTIKENLPAAKLTLMASPAGALTQPLLPWLDEVLPWRVLWQDLGRLDFDPAREWKLIETLSQRQFDAVIILTSFSQSPHPAALICYLAGIRLRLGESKESGQGILTDWVDPIPDEIHQVERNLRLIEAVGFQVRDRHLCLHVPQTITAAIPNSYILLNPWTTCQSRNYDDCRFAIAARQLSQMTSLPIVVTGTDKERDRARPLLDILGDAIDLIGATSLAEFTALIANARLVLTNNTSTMHIADATNTPSVILFAGTELESQWQPRHTPVKLLRRSTVCSPCYAFTCPYNMECLDISPEEVIAAGLEMLDRNNSKVKSQNFRR, from the coding sequence GTGAAACGAATTCTATTTATTGAATTATTGGGAGGAATTGGGGATTTAATTATCGCGCTACCTGCGATTAAAGCTTTGGCATTGTCCCATCCTCAAGCACGGATCGCGTTGCTGACTTTTCCTCCCGGTGGCGAACTGTTACAAAGCGATCGCCTTATACATGAAGTCATTTTTGCCCAGCGAGGAGCAGCGCGTCAATCGGTCGAGCAGATTCTCACGCAACAGAATTTCGATCTGATTGTTTCTGATGTCAATTATGATGGCATCGCCGAGCTAATTCACAATAGCGGCACTAAACGCACGGTGACGAATTTATGGCGTAACCCGCCCGATAATCAATTCATAAGCGATCGCTTTTGTCAAGTTTTGTTTGAAGAGGGTTTAATTGCAACTGCTGGACTACGCCACGGAAGATCCCCCCAACCCCCCTTAAAAAGGGGGGCAATTGGATCTTCACATGCCTCCAGTAGTGGAGCAGAGAAGCGGCTTTCTCCCCCCTTGCTGAAGGAGGCAATTGGCTCTTCCCAACCTGACTCCAGTAGTGGAGCAGAGAAGCGGCTTTCTCCCCCCTTAAAAAGGGGGGTTGGGGGGGATCTAATTCACCTGCTAGAGAGTGAAATAGCCACAGCTCGACAAATATTTGGAGCCGCATACCGTCCATTGGTCTTTCTAATTCCCGATTCAGCAATGTCAATCAAGCGGTGGTCAACACAGAATTTCATTACTGTCGGCAAAGCCTTACAACAGAAATATAACGCCACCATTGTTGTTGCTGGAGGTGACGATGAAGATATGGTGCGGCAGATTGGGGCAGAAATTGGCAAGACAGCACGAATTTGGCAACGGGGAACCCTGCGGGAACTCGCAGCTGGTTTATCCCAAGCAGATTTAGCGATCGCAGTTGATACTGGACCCGCTCACATTGCTGCTGCCCTTAACGTGCCTACCATTACTATCTTCGGTCCTGCTTGGCACGAACGCTATGGGCAACCTACACCTCATATTAACTTGCAGGGTTATCCCCAATGTTCCGAACGAGTCATTCGCAACTTTACCGAACAAAGCTGTTGGTACAGTGGTGTTTGTCCTTTCGATTGGCACTCCTGTACGGAGGATATATCTGTTGAATCGGTTTTGGCAGCGGCGGCGAAATTCTTGGATTGGCAGGAAGGTCTTGACGATCCCCCCCTGCCCCCCTTCAAAAGGGGGGAGTTAGAAGCGGTGCGAGATACTGCTACCGCCCTGCTTCCACCAGAGACGCGAGCAACTGCTATCCCCCCTTCGCCTCCACTAGAAGCGCAAGAAACTACTGCCCCCTCACCTCCACCACAGACACGAGAAACTATTGCCTCCCTTAAAAAGGGGGGTTGGGGGGATCTCCGCAACATCCTAGTCATGCGCCTAGATAATATTGGTGATGTTATTATGACTAGTCCTGTCCTGCGGACGATTAAAGAAAATCTCCCCGCAGCCAAATTAACCTTAATGGCAAGCCCAGCCGGGGCATTAACACAACCTCTGCTGCCGTGGTTGGATGAAGTCTTACCCTGGCGAGTTCTGTGGCAAGATTTAGGGCGATTGGACTTCGATCCGGCGCGAGAATGGAAGCTGATTGAAACTTTGAGCCAACGTCAATTTGATGCGGTAATTATTCTGACTAGTTTTAGCCAAAGCCCTCACCCAGCTGCTTTAATTTGCTATTTAGCCGGAATTAGACTGCGTTTAGGGGAGTCGAAGGAGTCGGGACAAGGAATATTAACGGATTGGGTTGACCCCATACCGGATGAAATTCACCAAGTAGAGCGGAATTTGCGCTTAATTGAAGCAGTTGGGTTTCAAGTGCGCGATCGCCATCTCTGCTTGCACGTTCCTCAAACCATAACCGCAGCAATCCCAAATTCTTACATCTTGCTCAATCCCTGGACGACTTGCCAATCTCGCAACTACGACGATTGCCGCTTTGCAATAGCAGCCCGTCAATTATCTCAAATGACGAGTTTACCGATTGTCGTCACGGGAACCGATAAGGAGCGCGATCGCGCCCGTCCCTTACTCGATATTTTAGGTGACGCGATCGATCTGATTGGTGCGACTAGTCTCGCTGAATTTACTGCCCTGATTGCCAATGCCCGTTTGGTTCTCACCAATAACACATCCACCATGCATATTGCTGATGCTACCAACACTCCAAGCGTCATTCTCTTTGCTGGTACTGAACTCGAATCTCAATGGCAACCCCGCCATACTCCTGTTAAACTCCTTCGCCGTTCCACAGTTTGCAGTCCCTGCTATGCCTTCACCTGTCCCTACAACATGGAATGCTTAGACATTTCTCCAGAGGAGGTGATTGCAGCTGGATTGGAAATGCTCGATCGAAACAATTCAAAAGTTAAAAGTCAAAATTTTAGAAGGTAA